A DNA window from Prochlorococcus marinus str. GP2 contains the following coding sequences:
- a CDS encoding phytoene desaturase family protein, whose product MKKFDVVIVGSGIGGLCCGSILALSGKTVLMCEAHTQPGGVAHSFKRKGYTFESGPSLWSGIGKWPTTNPLGQILKLLDEEVELFQYKGWQVIVPEGNFILDVGEEPFKQTIKTLRGEKSVKEWESFISGIKPLSKIINEIPLLSFSPESINFLDLINLTSKFLPNINQIPKINKGFGNLVNNHLEDPFLRNWVDLLSFLISGMSMHDTNTAAMATLFNEWFEPDSYLEYPKGGSDSIVKALINGFKKNGGELILSSRVKTINFNKNLATGITLNNGESYRCESIVTNTDVWNLKKLIPNEISKKWNTKVLNPNKCDSFLHIHLGFDADGLKDLPIHAIHVDEWEKGITAERNIAVFSIPSVLDKNMAPKGKHVLHGYTPANEPWEIWENLNPKELEYRNLKEERCSIFLNAVRKFIPDIDERIDLKMLGTPITHKKFTNTYCGSYGPALSAAKGLFPGCKTPVKNLFTCGASTFPGIGIPAVSASGAYAAEKIIGKKEFKTLLKKINL is encoded by the coding sequence ATGAAGAAGTTCGATGTTGTAATAGTTGGTAGTGGAATAGGTGGATTATGTTGTGGTTCGATCCTCGCTTTATCAGGCAAAACAGTTCTTATGTGTGAAGCACATACCCAGCCGGGAGGTGTTGCTCACAGTTTTAAAAGAAAAGGTTACACTTTCGAATCAGGACCTTCATTGTGGAGTGGAATTGGTAAATGGCCGACAACTAATCCCCTTGGGCAAATTCTTAAATTACTTGATGAAGAAGTTGAACTATTTCAATACAAAGGTTGGCAAGTAATTGTCCCAGAAGGCAATTTTATTCTTGATGTAGGGGAAGAACCCTTTAAACAAACAATTAAAACTTTAAGAGGTGAGAAATCTGTTAAAGAATGGGAATCATTTATTTCCGGAATAAAACCTCTTAGCAAAATAATAAATGAAATACCTTTACTCTCATTTTCTCCCGAATCAATAAATTTCTTAGATCTAATAAATTTAACCTCAAAATTTTTACCTAATATCAATCAAATACCAAAAATTAATAAAGGCTTTGGGAATTTAGTTAATAATCATCTAGAGGATCCTTTTCTCAGAAATTGGGTTGATTTATTGAGCTTTTTGATAAGTGGTATGTCAATGCATGATACAAATACAGCTGCAATGGCTACTTTATTTAACGAATGGTTTGAACCAGATTCATACCTTGAATACCCTAAAGGTGGTAGTGATTCTATTGTAAAAGCCTTAATTAATGGATTTAAAAAAAATGGAGGAGAATTAATTCTCTCTTCGAGAGTAAAGACAATTAACTTCAATAAAAATTTAGCGACAGGTATAACCCTTAATAATGGTGAGAGTTATAGGTGTGAATCTATCGTCACTAATACTGATGTTTGGAATTTAAAAAAGTTAATTCCAAATGAAATTTCAAAAAAATGGAATACAAAGGTTTTGAACCCAAATAAATGTGATTCTTTCCTTCATATACATTTAGGTTTTGATGCTGATGGTCTTAAAGATTTGCCAATACATGCGATACATGTTGATGAGTGGGAAAAAGGTATAACCGCAGAAAGAAATATAGCTGTATTTTCAATCCCATCTGTTTTAGATAAAAATATGGCTCCTAAAGGGAAACATGTTCTTCATGGATATACTCCAGCAAATGAACCTTGGGAAATTTGGGAAAACCTAAATCCAAAGGAATTAGAATATAGAAATTTGAAAGAAGAAAGATGTTCAATATTCCTTAATGCAGTGCGAAAATTCATCCCTGATATAGATGAAAGGATTGATTTAAAGATGCTAGGAACACCAATCACTCATAAAAAATTCACCAATACCTATTGCGGTAGTTACGGCCCTGCATTATCTGCAGCAAAAGGTCTTTTCCCTGGCTGCAAAACTCCAGTGAAAAATCTATTTACTTGCGGGGCAAGTACATTTCCAGGTATTGGAATTCCTGCTGTTTCAGCAAGTGGTGCTTACGCAGCTGAAAAAATTATTGGTAAAAAAGAATTTAAAACTCTTCTTAAGAAAATAAATTTATGA
- a CDS encoding TatA/E family twin arginine-targeting protein translocase: MNIFGVGLPEVTVILILALLIFGPKKLPELGKQLGKTLKSLKKASNEFQNEIDQVMKEEDKEESPKSIENNQTNKINQEKIDSENSNN; encoded by the coding sequence ATGAATATTTTTGGTGTAGGTTTGCCTGAAGTTACTGTAATACTGATCTTAGCTCTTTTAATCTTTGGTCCAAAAAAGCTTCCAGAATTAGGAAAACAGCTTGGCAAAACTTTAAAAAGTCTTAAAAAAGCATCGAACGAATTTCAAAATGAAATCGATCAAGTGATGAAAGAAGAAGATAAAGAGGAATCTCCTAAATCTATAGAAAACAATCAAACAAATAAAATTAATCAAGAAAAAATAGATTCAGAAAACAGCAACAACTAA
- a CDS encoding Nif11-like leader peptide family natural product precursor, whose product MSFSEIRKFLIKMQSDEELKKQVTTSSTADDVALIGQRLGYDFSGDDLLRFNGQKVDKVTVRKVDHPGEYH is encoded by the coding sequence ATGAGTTTTTCTGAAATAAGAAAATTTTTAATTAAGATGCAATCTGATGAAGAATTAAAAAAGCAGGTTACGACATCCTCTACAGCAGATGATGTAGCCCTAATAGGACAACGCTTAGGTTATGACTTTTCAGGAGATGATCTCTTAAGATTTAATGGCCAAAAAGTTGATAAAGTTACCGTAAGAAAGGTAGATCATCCAGGGGAATACCACTAA